From uncultured Fusobacterium sp., one genomic window encodes:
- a CDS encoding sodium-dependent transporter, giving the protein MGEKRESFTNKIGFMLSCVGAAIGLGNIWLFSWKLGKYGGAAFLIPYFIFVALFAVVGLVGEISFGRMMKRGIFGLSEILKDINIPFKNLLPIIPIISVAGVFTFYVIVFGWVIRYFFSYLTGAINGVEYGAYFGSIAGQAASIPWHILGVVLSVVVISFGVVKGIEKLNKVIMPLMFVLFLGLMVRSLTLPNAIDGVKFLLQPKWSMLEDPMTWIMALGQAFFTVGLSGSALLVYGSYLGDDVEIPASVVQTCFLDTTAALMAGFIIIPAAFSFGLDAGSGPALLFITIPAIFSNIPGGQILGGLFFLSVIFAALSSAINQLEVPVEAIMDRYKISRIKAAIIVGIIACIIGLFLDLNMNWFGKFADFVSIILIPLGAVIGLGVYFYYVDKQRVIDEINKGSSVRVGALILWLGRYIFVPGTAAIIILGLVYGSIG; this is encoded by the coding sequence ATGGGGGAAAAAAGAGAAAGTTTTACAAATAAGATAGGGTTTATGCTTTCATGTGTAGGAGCTGCTATTGGATTGGGAAATATATGGTTGTTCTCTTGGAAACTTGGAAAGTATGGAGGAGCGGCATTTTTAATACCATATTTTATATTTGTAGCCCTATTTGCTGTTGTAGGATTAGTTGGAGAGATATCATTTGGAAGAATGATGAAAAGGGGAATTTTTGGATTAAGTGAAATATTAAAAGATATAAATATTCCTTTTAAAAATTTATTGCCAATTATACCAATAATATCAGTAGCAGGGGTATTTACTTTTTATGTTATAGTTTTTGGTTGGGTTATAAGATACTTTTTCTCTTATTTAACAGGAGCTATTAATGGTGTTGAATATGGGGCATATTTTGGAAGTATAGCAGGGCAAGCAGCTTCAATTCCATGGCATATTTTAGGGGTTGTATTAAGTGTAGTAGTAATATCTTTTGGAGTAGTAAAAGGAATAGAAAAACTTAATAAGGTAATAATGCCATTGATGTTTGTACTATTTTTAGGATTGATGGTTAGATCTTTAACTCTTCCAAATGCAATAGATGGAGTTAAATTTTTACTTCAACCTAAATGGAGTATGTTAGAGGATCCAATGACATGGATAATGGCTTTAGGACAAGCATTTTTTACAGTGGGATTAAGTGGATCAGCTCTTTTAGTATATGGAAGTTATTTAGGTGATGATGTGGAAATTCCAGCAAGTGTAGTTCAAACTTGTTTTTTAGATACGACTGCAGCTCTAATGGCAGGGTTTATAATTATTCCAGCAGCATTTTCATTTGGACTTGATGCAGGATCAGGACCAGCACTATTATTTATAACAATACCTGCAATATTCTCAAATATTCCTGGTGGGCAAATACTAGGGGGATTATTCTTTCTTAGTGTAATATTTGCAGCACTATCATCAGCTATTAATCAACTTGAAGTACCAGTTGAAGCTATAATGGATAGATATAAAATAAGTAGAATAAAAGCAGCGATAATAGTGGGAATTATAGCATGTATAATAGGATTATTTTTAGATTTAAATATGAATTGGTTTGGTAAATTTGCTGATTTTGTGTCAATTATTTTAATTCCATTAGGAGCAGTAATAGGTTTAGGAGTTTATTTCTACTATGTAGATAAACAAAGGGTAATTGATGAGATAAACAAAGGAAGTTCTGTTAGAGTAGGAGCTTTAATTTTATGGCTTGGAAGATATATATTTGTTCCTGGAACAGCAGCAATAATAATTTTAGGATTAGTATATGGAAGTATAGGATAA
- a CDS encoding thermonuclease family protein — MRKILFLIYIFILSLTSMAISGQVIDVADGDTLVIRSGSKKIRVRMYGIDAPELKQRYGEISKKYLEDRILNKKVDIKVMDEDKYGRKVGKVFYKSKDMNLEMIATGNAWFYEYHAKREKAYKKAFKKAQEEKLGLWRDRNPENPREYRMKHRRED, encoded by the coding sequence ATGAGAAAAATTTTATTTTTAATCTATATATTTATTTTAAGCCTAACATCGATGGCTATAAGTGGGCAGGTAATAGATGTAGCTGATGGAGATACTTTAGTAATAAGATCTGGGAGCAAAAAGATAAGAGTTAGAATGTATGGAATAGATGCACCAGAGTTAAAACAGAGGTATGGAGAGATTTCAAAAAAATATCTAGAAGATAGAATTCTTAATAAAAAAGTAGATATAAAAGTGATGGATGAAGATAAATATGGAAGAAAAGTTGGAAAAGTTTTTTATAAGAGCAAAGATATGAACTTAGAGATGATAGCTACTGGAAATGCTTGGTTCTATGAGTATCATGCTAAAAGAGAAAAAGCATATAAAAAAGCTTTTAAAAAGGCTCAAGAGGAAAAATTAGGGCTATGGAGAGATAGAAATCCAGAGAACCCTAGAGAATATAGAATGAAACATAGAAGAGAGGACTGA
- a CDS encoding LemA family protein, with protein MIMLGIILGIIILLIIITISYQNRFVKLHERVKNSWSQIEVQLQKRLDLIPNLVETVKGYATHEKETLEKVTSARTRYMSAGTVDEKMAANGEISGLLSRLMVVSEQYPDLKANVNFLELQKELKDIESKIGFARQFYNDTVTSYNQSIKMIPGSIFAGIFNFREEPLFKATEGANEAPKVKFN; from the coding sequence ATGATTATGCTTGGTATTATTCTTGGAATTATTATATTGCTGATTATAATTACAATTTCTTATCAAAATAGATTTGTAAAACTTCATGAAAGGGTAAAAAATTCTTGGAGTCAGATAGAGGTTCAACTTCAAAAAAGATTGGATCTAATTCCAAATTTAGTGGAAACAGTAAAAGGGTATGCAACACATGAAAAGGAGACTTTAGAGAAGGTTACATCTGCAAGAACACGTTATATGTCAGCAGGAACAGTAGATGAAAAAATGGCTGCTAATGGAGAGATATCAGGACTATTAAGTAGATTAATGGTTGTTTCAGAGCAATATCCAGATTTAAAAGCAAATGTAAATTTTTTAGAACTTCAAAAGGAATTAAAAGATATAGAGAGTAAAATAGGATTTGCAAGACAGTTTTATAATGATACTGTTACATCATACAATCAAAGTATAAAGATGATACCAGGTAGCATTTTTGCAGGAATATTTAATTTTAGAGAGGAACCATTATTTAAAGCTACAGAGGGAGCTAATGAAGCCCCTAAGGTAAAATTTAATTAA
- a CDS encoding MBL fold metallo-hydrolase — MAVRIKFLGIAQDAGIPQIGCNCKVCSEIYRGERKEEYPVSLGIINEKTGKKFMIEATPEFSKQYRKLIDIEKGEKLGGIILTHAHIGHYTGLMMLGREALNAKKLKVFVSSKMGEFLKNNAPWNQLIKLDNIEIIEFKNRVPFVLDEGIEVTPIEVTHRNEYADTYGFLVKGEDKIFFVPDIDRWSGFEDDLNNLIKECKKVIVDATFYTKEEIGKVRGRDLNEIPHPTIEETIKYVEDNKLLSEKIVFTHFNHTNMVLSNEDIRKSVEEKGFIISQEDMEILI; from the coding sequence ATGGCAGTAAGAATAAAATTTTTAGGTATAGCACAAGATGCAGGAATACCTCAAATAGGATGCAATTGCAAAGTTTGCAGTGAGATATATAGAGGGGAGAGAAAAGAAGAATATCCAGTTTCTTTAGGGATAATTAATGAAAAAACAGGAAAAAAATTTATGATCGAAGCAACTCCAGAATTTTCAAAGCAGTATAGAAAATTGATAGATATTGAAAAAGGAGAAAAATTAGGTGGAATAATTCTTACACATGCTCATATTGGACATTATACAGGACTTATGATGTTAGGAAGAGAAGCTTTAAATGCAAAGAAGCTAAAAGTTTTTGTAAGTAGTAAAATGGGAGAATTTTTAAAAAATAATGCTCCGTGGAATCAGCTTATAAAATTGGACAATATAGAGATCATTGAATTTAAAAATAGAGTTCCTTTTGTTTTAGATGAAGGAATAGAGGTTACTCCAATAGAAGTTACTCATAGAAATGAGTATGCAGATACTTATGGATTTTTAGTTAAAGGAGAAGATAAGATATTCTTTGTACCTGATATAGATCGTTGGAGTGGATTTGAAGATGACTTGAACAATTTAATAAAAGAGTGTAAAAAAGTAATAGTTGATGCTACTTTCTATACTAAAGAAGAGATTGGAAAAGTTAGAGGAAGAGATTTGAATGAGATACCTCATCCAACTATTGAGGAAACTATAAAATATGTTGAAGACAATAAACTTCTTTCTGAAAAAATAGTTTTTACACATTTTAACCATACAAATATGGTTTTATCTAATGAAGATATAAGAAAAAGTGTAGAAGAAAAGGGATTTATTATTTCGCAAGAGGACATGGAAATATTAATTTAG
- a CDS encoding carboxypeptidase M32 — MKKKLKKFEEIIKEKKLIDASLEILQWDLETTAPKKGKELIADVFGYLSMKSYNLMTSEEFIKLVEKLSEKKEKLNDIQRKEIEDITEEIEKMKKIPPKEYEEYSKLVARSQGVWEEAKNKNDFNLFKDDLKKIFEYNIKFANYQKKDEKNIYDVLLNEYEKGMDTKKLDKFFKSLREEIVPLLKKVKESKVKNDFEFLSKKVDIQTQRKFNNYLASYLGFDFDRGVLAESEHPFTMNIDKNDVRMTTKFIEDQPFSSIFSVIHESGHGIYEQQIGDDLQGTILASGGSMGIHESQSRFYENILGRSLAFWEGIYKNGIENFPALKEIDINELYRGVNKVEPSLIRTEADELTYSLHIMVRYEIEKGIINGELDIDKLPEIWNKKMEEYLGVVPESDSEGVLQDVHWAGGMIGYFPSYALGSVYAAQLYHKMKEDIDVDQLLRSGKLDIIKGWLRDRIHVYGKLRGTAELIKEITGEDLEPKYYIDYLKEKYSKIYNLD; from the coding sequence ATGAAGAAAAAATTAAAAAAATTTGAAGAAATTATAAAAGAGAAAAAACTTATAGACGCATCACTTGAGATCTTACAATGGGATTTAGAGACAACAGCCCCTAAAAAGGGAAAAGAGTTAATAGCTGATGTATTTGGTTATTTAAGTATGAAAAGCTATAATTTAATGACTTCTGAAGAATTTATTAAATTAGTTGAAAAATTAAGTGAAAAAAAGGAAAAGCTTAATGATATCCAAAGAAAAGAGATAGAGGATATAACAGAAGAGATAGAGAAAATGAAAAAAATACCACCTAAAGAATATGAAGAGTATTCAAAACTTGTAGCTAGAAGTCAAGGGGTATGGGAAGAAGCTAAAAATAAAAATGATTTCAATCTATTTAAAGATGACTTGAAAAAAATATTTGAATATAATATTAAATTTGCAAACTATCAAAAGAAAGATGAAAAAAACATTTACGATGTTCTTCTTAATGAGTATGAAAAGGGAATGGACACTAAAAAATTAGATAAGTTCTTTAAAAGTTTAAGAGAAGAGATTGTACCACTATTGAAGAAAGTAAAAGAGAGTAAGGTAAAAAATGATTTTGAATTTTTATCTAAAAAGGTAGATATTCAAACTCAAAGAAAGTTTAATAATTATTTAGCATCATATTTAGGATTTGATTTTGATAGAGGAGTTTTAGCTGAAAGTGAGCATCCTTTTACTATGAATATCGATAAAAATGATGTTAGAATGACAACAAAATTTATTGAAGATCAACCTTTCTCTAGTATTTTTAGTGTTATCCATGAAAGTGGACATGGAATATATGAACAACAGATAGGTGATGACTTACAAGGAACAATATTAGCATCTGGTGGTTCTATGGGAATACATGAGTCACAATCTAGATTCTATGAGAATATTCTTGGAAGAAGTTTAGCTTTCTGGGAAGGAATTTATAAAAATGGAATTGAAAACTTCCCAGCATTAAAAGAGATAGATATAAATGAACTATATAGAGGGGTAAATAAAGTTGAACCATCACTTATAAGAACAGAAGCAGATGAGCTTACTTATTCATTACATATAATGGTAAGATATGAGATAGAAAAGGGAATTATTAATGGAGAGTTAGATATAGATAAACTTCCAGAGATTTGGAATAAGAAGATGGAAGAGTATCTAGGGGTAGTTCCTGAATCTGATAGTGAAGGGGTTTTACAAGATGTACACTGGGCAGGTGGAATGATAGGATATTTCCCATCATATGCTTTAGGAAGTGTTTATGCTGCTCAACTATATCATAAAATGAAAGAGGATATAGATGTAGATCAACTATTAAGAAGTGGAAAATTAGATATAATAAAAGGTTGGTTAAGAGATAGAATCCATGTTTATGGTAAATTAAGAGGAACTGCTGAACTTATAAAAGAGATAACAGGAGAGGATCTTGAACCTAAATACTACATTGATTATTTAAAAGAAAAATACTCTAAAATATACAATTTAGATTAA
- a CDS encoding Na+/H+ antiporter NhaC family protein, which yields MKENLKKNLLLDIIPIICIMLVGEISILQWKIGVVPPILTGVLAVGIVAHLRGKKLNEIEDAMGNGLKKVFPALLTVILVGMIVSSWIIGGIIPTMVYWGFKIIDFNNFIPIVMVVTSIVAIITGTSFTSIGTIGVSFIIIAKQVGIPLEITAGAIVSGAFLGDKMSPLSDTTNISAALGKTDLFEHIKYMMVDTVPAFILSLIAFKIVGNNIKIENIDMSNINNFLTELSGVFNISPILLLIPLIIIILGIKKIPSNIVLFISVILGIVSSFIFQNFKAVDIMKSVIVGVHQKFNDPAVAKLFSRGGIGEVSSTVITIIFIGCLVGIINDCNSFDNLLNRIQNSIKNSKQLTIMVFVVSLGIGFITGAQLLAIILPISIFLPLFEKFGLKNKNITRIVEATGTVGITLVPWSVPGVFIAGTLGVEMSKVIPFLFFPIFVLAINLLLNITGIGVSKVGQRVNIKRRVLAFNIFEK from the coding sequence ATGAAAGAAAATCTAAAGAAAAATTTGCTATTGGATATAATTCCAATAATTTGTATCATGTTAGTAGGAGAAATTTCAATACTTCAATGGAAAATAGGTGTTGTTCCTCCTATTTTAACTGGAGTTTTAGCAGTAGGAATAGTAGCACATTTGAGAGGGAAAAAATTAAATGAGATTGAAGATGCAATGGGGAATGGATTAAAAAAAGTTTTTCCAGCACTTTTAACTGTAATATTAGTAGGAATGATTGTTAGTAGTTGGATAATAGGTGGAATTATTCCAACAATGGTATATTGGGGATTTAAAATAATTGATTTTAATAATTTTATTCCAATTGTTATGGTAGTAACAAGTATAGTAGCAATAATAACAGGAACTTCTTTTACTTCAATAGGAACAATTGGTGTATCATTTATAATTATAGCTAAACAAGTTGGAATACCATTGGAAATTACAGCAGGAGCAATAGTATCAGGAGCATTTTTAGGAGATAAGATGTCTCCATTATCAGATACGACAAATATTTCAGCAGCTTTAGGAAAGACAGATCTTTTTGAGCATATTAAATATATGATGGTAGATACAGTACCAGCTTTTATTTTATCTTTAATAGCTTTTAAAATAGTTGGTAATAATATTAAGATTGAAAATATAGATATGAGTAATATAAATAATTTTTTAACGGAGTTAAGTGGAGTGTTTAATATTTCTCCTATATTATTACTAATTCCATTAATAATTATAATTTTAGGGATAAAAAAGATTCCATCAAATATAGTTTTATTTATATCTGTAATCTTAGGAATAGTAAGTAGTTTTATATTTCAAAATTTTAAAGCTGTTGATATAATGAAAAGTGTAATAGTTGGAGTACATCAAAAATTTAATGATCCAGCAGTGGCAAAACTTTTCTCAAGAGGAGGAATAGGAGAGGTTAGTAGTACTGTTATTACAATTATCTTTATAGGATGTTTAGTTGGAATAATAAATGATTGTAATTCATTTGATAATTTATTAAATAGAATACAAAATAGTATAAAAAATTCAAAGCAATTAACAATAATGGTTTTTGTTGTTTCATTAGGAATAGGATTTATTACAGGAGCTCAACTTTTAGCAATAATTTTACCTATTTCAATATTTTTACCACTATTTGAGAAATTTGGCTTGAAAAATAAAAATATAACAAGAATAGTTGAAGCAACAGGAACAGTTGGGATTACCTTAGTTCCATGGAGTGTCCCAGGAGTATTTATTGCAGGAACTTTAGGTGTAGAGATGTCTAAAGTTATTCCATTTTTGTTCTTTCCTATATTTGTATTAGCCATAAATCTATTATTAAATATAACTGGAATTGGTGTAAGTAAAGTAGGACAAAGAGTAAATATAAAGAGAAGGGTTCTAGCTTTTAATATTTTTGAAAAATGA